The following coding sequences are from one Pseudonocardia sp. HH130630-07 window:
- a CDS encoding peptidoglycan D,D-transpeptidase FtsI family protein, which yields MNRPVRRVALAVMVMIVALLANITYVQVVMAGQYRDDSRNQRSQIDEYSRQRGQITAGGQVLAQSVDTDGRLRYARQYPEGPAFAPITGFLSTVYGKGALERASDEVLNGTDDQLFVRRLSDLITGRDPAGGNVVTTIDPDVQRVAYDGLQSRGYTGAVVALEPQTGAILAMASTPSYDPNRLAAPDAEEQQAAWNEYDDASPSPLTNRAISEIEPPGSTFKLVTTAAALQNGYTPDSQLTAARNIQLADSTTTLENYNGSACGGGATASLRDALARSCNTAFAQLGQELGADKLRAQAEAFGIGRSDLEIPMTVTASQVGPMSDTPSAQQSAIGQRDVRLTPMQLAMIGGSIANGGQTMAPHMIKEIQDATLDVVDVTEPDRLARSMPTDVAGTLTDLMIGSEDRTQGGGKITGVQIASKTGTAEHGTDPKNTPPHAWYVAFAPVENPRVAVAVLVENGGDRGAEATGGSVAAPIGRAVIAETLRDAP from the coding sequence GTGAACCGCCCCGTCCGCCGTGTCGCCCTCGCCGTGATGGTCATGATCGTCGCGCTGCTGGCCAACATCACCTACGTGCAGGTCGTCATGGCCGGGCAGTACCGCGACGACTCCCGCAACCAGCGGTCGCAGATCGACGAGTACTCCCGCCAGCGCGGCCAGATCACCGCGGGCGGGCAGGTACTGGCGCAGAGCGTCGACACCGACGGCCGGCTGCGGTACGCCCGCCAGTACCCGGAGGGCCCCGCCTTCGCACCGATCACCGGGTTCCTCTCCACCGTCTACGGCAAGGGTGCGCTGGAGCGCGCCTCCGACGAGGTGCTCAACGGCACCGACGACCAGCTGTTCGTCCGCCGCCTGTCGGACCTGATCACCGGCCGGGACCCGGCCGGCGGCAACGTCGTCACCACGATCGACCCGGACGTCCAGCGGGTCGCCTACGACGGCCTGCAGTCCCGCGGCTACACCGGTGCGGTCGTCGCCCTGGAGCCGCAGACCGGGGCCATCCTGGCGATGGCGTCGACGCCGTCCTACGACCCGAACCGGCTCGCCGCACCGGACGCCGAGGAGCAGCAGGCGGCCTGGAACGAGTACGACGACGCGTCGCCGAGCCCGCTCACGAACCGCGCGATCAGCGAGATCGAGCCGCCCGGGTCCACCTTCAAGCTGGTCACCACCGCCGCGGCGCTGCAGAACGGCTACACCCCGGACAGCCAGCTCACCGCGGCCCGCAACATCCAGCTCGCCGACTCCACGACGACCCTGGAGAACTACAACGGCTCCGCGTGCGGCGGCGGCGCCACCGCGTCCCTGCGCGACGCGCTCGCCCGCTCCTGCAACACCGCGTTCGCCCAGCTCGGCCAGGAGCTCGGCGCGGACAAGCTGCGCGCCCAGGCCGAGGCGTTCGGGATCGGCCGGTCGGACCTGGAGATCCCGATGACGGTGACGGCCTCGCAGGTCGGCCCGATGTCGGACACGCCGTCCGCGCAGCAGTCGGCGATCGGCCAGCGCGACGTCCGGCTGACCCCGATGCAGCTGGCGATGATCGGTGGCTCGATCGCGAACGGCGGCCAGACGATGGCCCCGCACATGATCAAGGAGATCCAGGACGCGACGCTCGACGTCGTCGACGTCACCGAGCCGGACCGGCTGGCCCGCTCGATGCCGACCGACGTCGCCGGGACGCTCACCGACCTGATGATCGGGTCCGAGGACCGGACCCAGGGCGGCGGCAAGATCACCGGCGTGCAGATCGCGTCCAAGACCGGCACCGCCGAGCACGGCACCGACCCGAAGAACACCCCGCCGCACGCCTGGTACGTGGCGTTCGCACCGGTGGAGAACCCGAGGGTCGCGGTCGCGGTGCTGGTGGAGAACGGCGGTGACCGCGGGGCCGAGGCCACCGGTGGCTCCGTCGCCGCACCCATCGGCCGGGCCGTCATCGCCGAGACCCTGCGGGACGCCCCGTGA
- a CDS encoding serine/threonine-protein kinase, which yields MSALAAGQLISDRYQLDRRIAVGGMGEVWEASDTRLGRSVAVKVLKADLSDDPEFLHRFRIEARTVASLDHSGIASVHDYGEDDGVAGTGTGRTAYLVMELVRGEPLSSRIGRGPIPSDEALDIIEQAARALQAAHERGFVHRDVKPGNILLRTDGVVKLTDFGIAKAADAVPVTRSGMVMGTAHYIAPEQASGEEAGPSGDVYSLGIVGYECLAGVRPFRAESAVAVAMMQVRDEPPPLPSELPERVRELISAVLVKEPDQRYTDGGEFAEAVAAVRRGHRPPPPGIPAPVGDAPGFRPEDDPSDGPHRHRTGDGRTGGDGSGLPDVPGPADPPVRSPRHGVHTGEGPGARPVTGPGTRPATGPGSRPATGEHGVRPGPPGPGMPPARPLSGPLPVPPPGVLGRPPGPDGRRPDGRPGQPPPGPPPRHGAVGRRPSRPPLRNRAGTDQPHPSGPLDLTPKRSGRAKAWLAVLFVLLSIAAVLLAVMIIREVSPGGSRIGSLGTGDTGTVVVAAGRSTVDPPRPALVPPRGSPETFR from the coding sequence GTGAGCGCGCTGGCGGCCGGACAGCTGATCTCCGATCGGTACCAGCTGGACCGGCGGATCGCGGTCGGCGGGATGGGCGAGGTCTGGGAGGCCTCGGACACCCGGCTCGGCCGCAGCGTCGCGGTGAAGGTCCTCAAGGCCGACCTCTCCGACGATCCCGAGTTCCTGCACCGGTTCCGGATCGAGGCCCGCACGGTCGCCTCGCTGGACCACTCCGGCATCGCCTCGGTGCACGACTACGGCGAGGACGACGGCGTCGCCGGCACCGGCACCGGCCGGACCGCCTACCTGGTGATGGAGCTGGTCCGTGGCGAGCCGCTGTCGTCCCGGATCGGGCGCGGCCCGATCCCGTCGGACGAGGCGCTGGACATCATCGAGCAGGCCGCCCGGGCGCTGCAGGCCGCGCACGAGCGCGGGTTCGTGCACCGCGACGTGAAGCCGGGAAACATCCTGCTGCGCACCGACGGTGTCGTGAAGCTGACCGACTTCGGCATCGCGAAGGCGGCCGACGCCGTCCCGGTGACCCGGTCCGGGATGGTGATGGGCACCGCGCACTACATCGCACCCGAGCAGGCGTCCGGCGAGGAGGCCGGGCCGTCCGGCGACGTGTACTCGCTCGGCATCGTCGGCTACGAGTGCCTCGCCGGGGTCCGCCCGTTCCGCGCCGAGAGCGCGGTCGCGGTGGCGATGATGCAGGTCCGCGACGAGCCGCCCCCGCTGCCGTCGGAGCTGCCGGAGCGGGTCCGCGAGCTGATCTCCGCCGTGCTCGTCAAGGAGCCGGACCAGCGCTACACCGACGGCGGCGAGTTCGCCGAGGCGGTCGCGGCCGTGCGGCGCGGGCACCGGCCACCGCCGCCCGGCATCCCGGCCCCGGTGGGCGACGCCCCCGGCTTCCGCCCGGAGGACGACCCGTCCGACGGCCCGCACCGGCACCGCACCGGCGACGGCCGTACCGGCGGCGACGGCAGTGGGCTCCCAGACGTCCCCGGGCCGGCCGATCCGCCCGTCCGCTCCCCGCGGCACGGCGTGCACACCGGCGAGGGCCCCGGCGCCCGGCCGGTGACCGGCCCCGGCACCCGTCCGGCCACCGGACCCGGTTCGCGGCCGGCCACCGGCGAGCACGGCGTCCGGCCGGGCCCACCGGGACCCGGCATGCCGCCCGCACGCCCCCTGTCCGGTCCGCTCCCGGTCCCGCCGCCCGGCGTGCTCGGCCGGCCCCCCGGACCCGACGGACGGCGCCCCGACGGCCGCCCCGGCCAGCCCCCGCCCGGTCCGCCGCCCCGGCACGGAGCGGTCGGGCGGCGTCCGTCGCGGCCGCCGCTGCGCAACCGGGCCGGCACCGACCAGCCGCACCCGTCCGGTCCGCTGGACCTCACCCCGAAGCGCTCCGGCCGGGCGAAGGCCTGGCTGGCGGTGCTGTTCGTGCTGCTGAGCATCGCGGCCGTGCTGCTCGCGGTGATGATCATCCGCGAGGTGTCGCCGGGTGGTTCCCGGATCGGATCACTGGGCACCGGCGACACCGGTACCGTTGTGGTCGCCGCCGGGCGGTCGACGGTCGATCCGCCGCGCCCCGCCCTCGTACCGCCCCGCGGATCACCGGAGACCTTCCGGTGA
- the pknB gene encoding Stk1 family PASTA domain-containing Ser/Thr kinase: protein MTTPRLLSERYELGDPLGYGGMSEVHRGLDTRLGRDVAVKVLRADLARDPQFQLRFRREAQNSASLNHPAIVAVYDTGEVESEFGPLPYIVMEFVDGQTLREIVKTTGPMTQQRVVEVMADVCAALDFSHRHGIIHRDVKPANVMINGVGAVKVMDFGIARALGEGQNVTQTAAVIGTAQYLSPEQARGEAVDARSDVYAAGCVLFELLTGEPPFTGDTPVAVAYQHVREDPRAPSELNPSVPPALDAVVLKALSKNPVNRYQSSAEMRADLVRVRNGEPVHAPLVMSDYERTQMMAHDDATAAMPTRRMAGPATGRHVMPPEHDGYDEPRRGNGKKIALWLIGVAVLGLLAFVGFQVFSNSSPAQVSVPDVLGQTPEQARQTITTAGLLFDRQDQPSEVGQVGQIVRTDPGGGNQVAENSRVTVFVGTGPAEVTVPSVVGSTPDDAERQLRDAGLAVGNRTEQETADAGQVGKVIRTDPGPGQRVPGNSPVALIVGKEQTTVQVPDVSGQSAEQAAATLRSAGFNSLSTSEVDGGGSAGQVVGTDPAAGTRVARDQTITIQVSRGTGSQVPSVVGQRINDAISTLREAGISYTTRSVEVSDSSQNGVVLNQSPSGGSELSDGQSVSLTVGRASGSGDDGGSSGGPGGSDSTDEPGNSGFPFN from the coding sequence ATGACGACACCGCGTCTGCTCTCCGAGCGCTACGAGCTGGGCGACCCGCTCGGCTACGGCGGCATGTCCGAGGTCCACCGCGGCCTCGACACCCGGCTGGGCCGGGACGTGGCGGTGAAGGTGCTGCGTGCCGACCTGGCCAGGGACCCGCAGTTCCAGCTGCGGTTCCGGCGGGAGGCGCAGAACTCGGCGTCGCTGAACCATCCCGCGATCGTCGCCGTGTACGACACCGGCGAGGTCGAGTCCGAGTTCGGGCCGCTGCCGTACATCGTCATGGAGTTCGTCGACGGCCAGACGCTGCGCGAGATCGTCAAGACGACCGGCCCGATGACCCAGCAGCGGGTCGTCGAGGTGATGGCCGACGTCTGCGCCGCACTCGACTTCTCGCACCGGCACGGGATCATCCACCGCGACGTCAAGCCGGCCAACGTCATGATCAACGGCGTCGGCGCGGTCAAGGTGATGGACTTCGGTATCGCCCGCGCACTGGGTGAGGGCCAGAACGTCACCCAGACCGCCGCGGTGATCGGTACCGCGCAGTACCTGTCCCCGGAGCAGGCCCGCGGCGAGGCCGTGGACGCCCGGTCGGACGTCTACGCCGCAGGCTGCGTCCTGTTCGAGCTGCTCACCGGGGAACCGCCGTTCACCGGCGACACCCCGGTCGCGGTCGCCTACCAGCACGTCCGGGAGGACCCCCGGGCCCCGTCGGAGCTGAACCCCTCGGTGCCGCCCGCGCTCGACGCCGTCGTCCTCAAGGCGCTGAGCAAGAACCCGGTCAACCGCTACCAGTCCTCCGCCGAGATGCGGGCGGACCTGGTCCGGGTGCGCAACGGCGAGCCGGTGCACGCCCCGCTGGTGATGAGCGACTACGAGCGCACCCAGATGATGGCGCACGACGACGCCACCGCCGCGATGCCGACCCGCCGGATGGCCGGTCCGGCGACCGGCCGGCACGTCATGCCGCCCGAGCACGACGGGTACGACGAACCGCGGCGCGGCAACGGCAAGAAGATCGCGCTGTGGCTGATCGGCGTCGCCGTCCTCGGCCTGCTCGCCTTCGTCGGGTTCCAGGTCTTCTCGAACTCCTCACCGGCCCAGGTGTCGGTGCCGGACGTGCTCGGCCAGACCCCGGAGCAGGCCCGTCAGACGATCACCACCGCCGGGCTGCTGTTCGACCGGCAGGACCAGCCGTCGGAGGTCGGGCAGGTCGGTCAGATCGTCCGGACCGATCCCGGTGGCGGCAACCAGGTCGCCGAGAACAGCCGGGTGACGGTCTTCGTCGGTACCGGGCCCGCCGAGGTCACGGTGCCGTCGGTGGTCGGCAGCACCCCCGACGACGCCGAGCGCCAGCTCCGCGACGCGGGGCTGGCCGTCGGGAACCGCACCGAGCAGGAGACGGCGGACGCGGGCCAGGTCGGCAAGGTCATCCGGACCGACCCGGGCCCCGGCCAGCGGGTGCCCGGCAACTCCCCGGTCGCGCTGATCGTCGGCAAGGAGCAGACGACGGTCCAGGTGCCGGACGTCAGCGGCCAGAGCGCCGAGCAGGCGGCGGCGACGCTGCGCAGCGCCGGTTTCAACTCGCTCAGCACGAGCGAGGTCGACGGCGGTGGATCGGCCGGCCAGGTGGTCGGGACCGACCCGGCGGCCGGCACCCGGGTGGCCCGGGACCAGACGATCACGATCCAGGTCAGCCGGGGTACCGGATCCCAGGTCCCGAGCGTCGTCGGCCAGCGGATCAACGACGCGATCAGCACGCTGCGCGAGGCCGGGATCTCGTACACGACCCGGTCGGTCGAGGTCTCGGACTCCTCGCAGAACGGCGTCGTGCTGAACCAGAGCCCCTCCGGCGGCTCGGAGCTGTCGGACGGCCAGAGCGTCTCGCTGACCGTCGGCCGGGCCTCCGGCTCCGGTGACGACGGCGGCAGCAGCGGCGGCCCGGGCGGCAGCGACTCCACCGACGAGCCCGGAAACAGCGGGTTCCCGTTCAACTGA
- a CDS encoding aminodeoxychorismate/anthranilate synthase component II produces the protein MRVLVVDNYDSFVYNLVQYLAQLGAEPVVRRNDEVELDELDDVAAVLVSPGPGTPERAGRSVEVIRRAAATEKPLLGVCLGHQALATAWGGVVERAPELLHGKTSQVFHDESGVLAGLPSPFTATRYHSLTIAPDGLPAELEVTGRTETGLIMAVQHRELPIAGVQFHPESVLTEGGHRMLANWLRAAGAAVPEPLVEELSDQMRALVAGV, from the coding sequence GTGCGCGTACTCGTCGTCGACAACTACGACAGCTTCGTCTACAACCTGGTCCAGTACCTCGCCCAGCTCGGCGCCGAGCCGGTCGTCCGCCGCAACGACGAGGTCGAGCTCGACGAGCTCGACGACGTCGCCGCCGTGCTCGTCAGTCCCGGCCCCGGGACCCCGGAGCGGGCGGGGCGCAGCGTCGAGGTGATCCGGCGGGCCGCCGCGACCGAGAAGCCCCTCCTGGGCGTCTGTCTCGGCCACCAGGCCCTCGCGACCGCCTGGGGCGGGGTCGTGGAGCGGGCCCCCGAGCTGCTGCACGGGAAGACCTCCCAGGTGTTCCACGACGAGTCCGGCGTGCTCGCCGGGCTGCCGTCGCCGTTCACCGCGACCCGGTACCACTCGCTGACGATCGCCCCGGACGGTCTGCCCGCCGAGCTGGAGGTCACCGGGCGCACCGAGACCGGCCTGATCATGGCGGTGCAGCACCGGGAGCTGCCGATCGCCGGGGTGCAGTTCCACCCCGAGTCGGTGCTCACCGAGGGCGGGCACCGGATGCTGGCGAACTGGCTCCGCGCGGCCGGTGCGGCGGTGCCCGAGCCGCTCGTCGAGGAGCTGTCCGACCAGATGCGGGCCCTCGTCGCCGGCGTGTGA
- the crgA gene encoding cell division protein CrgA, whose product MPKSKVRKKAAYTPPPVSRTPQKIAGPTHPAYIAVMVAMWVLGLGWLVVNYLAGPSIPFMAALQNGNFIVGFSLIVIGLLMTMRWR is encoded by the coding sequence ATGCCCAAGTCGAAGGTCCGCAAGAAGGCGGCCTACACCCCACCACCGGTGAGCCGCACCCCGCAGAAGATCGCCGGGCCGACGCATCCCGCCTACATCGCGGTGATGGTCGCCATGTGGGTCCTGGGGCTGGGCTGGCTCGTCGTGAACTATCTCGCCGGGCCGTCGATCCCGTTCATGGCCGCGCTCCAGAACGGGAACTTCATCGTCGGATTCTCACTCATCGTGATCGGCCTGCTCATGACGATGAGATGGCGCTGA
- a CDS encoding PH domain-containing protein — MPSTLGDHNGRHSWSTPAGAVVALWVLAVVAVGWLVALVLTGADPAGRLIAGAAALGLGLAAASGTRARPRLEAGPDGLTVRRLTWTRHAPWSRVDEVRVLHTRRLGRSSTLLELDLRDVDGGERLVILGRPELGADPDEVAEVLAGLRPAPR; from the coding sequence GTGCCGAGCACGCTGGGTGATCACAATGGACGGCACTCCTGGTCCACACCGGCCGGTGCCGTCGTCGCGCTGTGGGTGCTCGCCGTCGTCGCGGTCGGGTGGCTGGTGGCACTGGTCCTGACCGGCGCCGATCCGGCCGGTCGGCTGATCGCCGGTGCGGCCGCGCTGGGGCTGGGACTGGCCGCGGCGTCGGGCACCAGGGCCCGGCCGCGGCTGGAGGCCGGGCCGGACGGGCTGACCGTCCGCCGGCTCACCTGGACCCGGCACGCGCCCTGGTCCCGGGTCGACGAGGTCCGGGTGCTGCACACCCGTCGCCTCGGGCGCAGCTCCACGCTGCTGGAGCTGGACCTGCGCGACGTCGACGGCGGCGAGCGACTGGTGATCCTGGGGCGCCCGGAGCTGGGCGCGGACCCGGACGAGGTCGCCGAGGTCCTGGCCGGGCTCCGCCCGGCACCGCGCTGA
- a CDS encoding rhomboid family intramembrane serine protease, with protein MDCLAESARAQPRWRNVAGASRAGRPVVVPALIVVNVAIFVLTVFTAGSLNRNFLSPLFDLGALVPLAVADGEYWRIVTSGFLHIGPLHLAFNMFALWVIGREVETVLGRGRFVAVYGVSLLGGSAAVMLLSSPVSPTAGASGAVFGMMGALFVLLRRLRLPVGQVVGVIAVNVVISFTLSGISWQGHLGGLVFGAAVTAALVYLGAGSRNRQQVQVAVIAGGALVALALIGAGVAALL; from the coding sequence GTGGACTGCCTCGCGGAGTCCGCACGGGCGCAACCGCGCTGGCGCAACGTGGCCGGCGCGAGCCGGGCCGGGCGTCCGGTGGTCGTGCCCGCGCTGATCGTCGTCAACGTGGCGATCTTCGTGCTCACCGTGTTCACGGCGGGCAGCCTCAACCGCAACTTCCTGTCCCCGCTGTTCGACCTGGGTGCACTGGTGCCGCTCGCCGTCGCCGACGGCGAGTACTGGCGGATCGTGACGTCCGGCTTCCTGCACATCGGCCCGCTGCACCTGGCGTTCAACATGTTCGCCCTGTGGGTGATCGGCCGCGAGGTCGAGACGGTGCTGGGCCGGGGCCGGTTCGTCGCCGTCTACGGCGTCTCGCTGCTCGGCGGCTCGGCCGCGGTGATGCTCCTCAGCAGCCCGGTGTCCCCGACCGCCGGGGCGTCCGGGGCCGTGTTCGGCATGATGGGCGCGCTGTTCGTGCTGCTGCGCCGGCTACGGCTGCCGGTCGGCCAGGTGGTCGGCGTGATCGCGGTGAACGTGGTCATCAGCTTCACCCTGTCCGGTATCTCCTGGCAGGGGCACCTGGGCGGACTCGTGTTCGGGGCCGCCGTCACCGCCGCGCTCGTCTACCTCGGCGCGGGGTCGCGGAACCGGCAGCAGGTGCAGGTCGCCGTGATCGCCGGGGGTGCGCTGGTCGCACTGGCGCTGATCGGTGCCGGGGTGGCCGCCCTGCTCTGA
- a CDS encoding peptidylprolyl isomerase: MVAVTEPGNAKTTAVLHTNEGDIRVELFGDHAPKTVANFVGLAEGSKDYTGPNASGGDTGPFYDGSIFHRVISGFMIQGGDPTGTGRGGPGYQFGDEFHPDLKFDRPYLLAMANAGPGTNGSQFFITVGPTPHLNRRHTIFGEVADAESRAVVDGIGSTTTGQADRPLNDVVIEKVEIERS, from the coding sequence ATGGTAGCCGTGACGGAACCAGGAAACGCCAAGACGACGGCCGTCCTGCACACGAACGAGGGCGACATCCGGGTCGAGCTGTTCGGCGACCACGCCCCGAAGACGGTGGCGAACTTCGTGGGCCTCGCCGAGGGCTCGAAGGACTACACGGGGCCGAACGCGAGCGGTGGCGACACCGGTCCGTTCTACGACGGCTCGATCTTCCATCGTGTGATCAGCGGCTTCATGATCCAGGGCGGCGACCCGACCGGAACCGGTCGTGGTGGCCCCGGCTACCAGTTCGGCGACGAGTTCCACCCGGACCTCAAGTTCGACCGGCCCTACCTGCTCGCGATGGCGAACGCCGGCCCCGGCACCAACGGGTCGCAGTTCTTCATCACCGTGGGCCCGACCCCGCACCTCAACCGGCGCCACACCATCTTCGGTGAGGTGGCGGACGCCGAGTCGCGGGCCGTCGTCGACGGCATCGGGAGCACGACCACCGGTCAGGCGGACCGTCCGCTGAACGACGTGGTCATCGAGAAGGTCGAGATCGAGCGGAGCTGA
- a CDS encoding alpha/beta hydrolase family protein codes for MPVAMSPSARLVAGYATAGVLAGAAGSAGGAVMVCWHYSTVLLHPVPAGNLPERVLAVGDGTVELAATRAAVQPGVWGVRTAAGLSVVGPVLERRRRRVVRELRPGPVPALGPAVLDAGPFDPDPAARGLRFRTVGIPTELGPAPAWLVDPPAGADGSTWALCVHGRGGARREALRMLPALHAAGLTSVVLSYRGDGDAPDPPDGRSHLGDHEWRDVAAAAAWAIDRGARRLVLVGWSMGAALGGAFLDRAATADRVAAVVWDAPLLDWRRTLRRQARNRALPPSLAGVAARFTEHRIGIDLDRFDLVRNPPAVRPPTLVLHSDADSAVPVSLSRDLAVAAPALDWPVTYRETAGTEHTASWNADPDGYEAAVTGFLRGVLG; via the coding sequence GTGCCCGTCGCGATGTCCCCGTCCGCCCGGCTCGTCGCCGGCTACGCGACCGCCGGTGTCCTGGCCGGTGCGGCCGGGAGCGCCGGCGGAGCCGTGATGGTCTGCTGGCACTACTCGACCGTGCTGCTGCACCCGGTGCCGGCCGGGAACCTCCCCGAGCGCGTGCTCGCCGTCGGGGACGGGACCGTCGAGCTGGCGGCGACCCGTGCCGCCGTCCAGCCGGGCGTCTGGGGGGTGCGGACCGCGGCCGGGCTGAGCGTCGTCGGACCGGTCCTGGAACGGCGCCGCCGCCGGGTGGTCCGCGAACTGCGGCCCGGACCCGTCCCGGCCCTCGGCCCCGCCGTGCTCGACGCCGGGCCGTTCGATCCCGATCCGGCGGCCCGGGGCCTGCGTTTCCGGACGGTCGGGATCCCCACCGAGCTGGGGCCGGCCCCGGCCTGGCTGGTCGATCCCCCGGCCGGGGCGGACGGGTCGACCTGGGCGCTGTGCGTCCACGGCCGGGGTGGTGCCCGGCGGGAGGCGCTGCGGATGCTGCCCGCGCTGCACGCCGCCGGTCTGACGTCGGTCGTGCTGAGCTACCGGGGCGACGGAGACGCGCCGGACCCGCCGGACGGCCGTTCCCATCTGGGGGACCACGAGTGGCGGGACGTGGCCGCCGCAGCGGCCTGGGCGATCGACCGCGGCGCCCGGCGATTGGTGCTGGTCGGCTGGTCGATGGGCGCGGCGCTCGGCGGGGCCTTCCTCGACCGCGCCGCGACGGCGGACCGGGTCGCGGCCGTCGTCTGGGACGCGCCGCTGCTCGACTGGCGCCGCACCCTGCGCCGGCAGGCCCGCAACCGGGCGCTGCCGCCGTCCCTGGCGGGGGTGGCGGCCCGGTTCACCGAGCACCGGATCGGGATCGACCTGGACCGCTTCGACCTGGTCCGGAACCCGCCCGCGGTGCGGCCGCCGACCCTCGTCCTGCACAGCGACGCCGACTCCGCGGTCCCGGTCTCGCTGAGCCGGGACCTGGCGGTGGCCGCGCCGGCCCTGGACTGGCCGGTGACCTACCGGGAGACGGCCGGTACCGAGCACACCGCCAGCTGGAACGCCGATCCGGACGGCTACGAGGCCGCCGTGACCGGGTTCCTGCGCGGTGTGCTCGGCTGA
- a CDS encoding GNAT family N-acetyltransferase — MPRPSHTLVDGVVVLSPLGWDDVEPHLAGEDAELVRWLNGGPGTLATVRAHVRRAIERWADGGPKLSFGIRVEDGAVLAGTIDVDLDHAGRRAALAYGIYPAFRRRGLATRAVRLASRYLGERGDVQLISIDVDPANTASIGVARRAGFRFTHRVQDDGGGFARYELIVRAPVAPAPPPTWRHGRY; from the coding sequence GTGCCCAGGCCCTCCCACACGCTGGTGGACGGCGTGGTCGTTCTCAGCCCGCTCGGGTGGGACGACGTGGAACCGCACCTCGCCGGGGAGGACGCCGAGCTGGTGCGCTGGCTGAACGGTGGACCGGGCACGCTCGCCACCGTCCGCGCGCACGTGCGCCGGGCGATCGAGCGCTGGGCCGACGGCGGCCCGAAGCTCAGCTTCGGCATCCGCGTCGAGGACGGGGCGGTGCTCGCCGGCACCATCGACGTCGATCTCGACCACGCCGGCCGCCGGGCCGCCCTGGCCTACGGGATCTACCCGGCGTTCCGGCGACGCGGTCTCGCGACCCGCGCCGTCCGGCTGGCGTCGCGCTACCTGGGGGAACGGGGCGACGTGCAGCTGATCTCGATCGACGTGGACCCGGCCAACACGGCGTCGATCGGGGTGGCGCGGCGGGCCGGCTTCCGGTTCACCCACCGGGTCCAGGACGACGGCGGCGGCTTCGCCCGGTACGAGCTGATCGTGCGCGCGCCGGTGGCCCCGGCACCGCCGCCCACCTGGCGCCACGGCCGGTACTGA
- a CDS encoding dihydrofolate reductase family protein: protein MTGIQQIFPAGDAGPLTTEDLERLYAYPDGTGVRVAVNFVSSADGAVEVEGGSAGLSTPPDRVVLDLGTDLADVVLVAAGTATSEGFTGVKHNDRMDDRRRRFGLAGVPVTAVVTSSGRSLDPSAPVLTDTLVPTIVFTCESVSAGLRDRWSDAGADVVLTGDGAVDLGAAVAELQRRGLRRVNCMGGPALFGSLAEAGLVDELRLTVAPFLVSGGAGRIARGAGMDPARLELLSVVTGDDTLLIRYRVGDSAAG, encoded by the coding sequence GTGACCGGAATCCAGCAGATCTTCCCGGCGGGCGACGCCGGCCCGCTCACGACCGAGGACCTGGAGCGGCTCTACGCCTACCCGGACGGCACCGGTGTCCGGGTCGCGGTCAACTTCGTGTCCAGCGCGGACGGGGCGGTCGAGGTCGAGGGCGGCTCGGCCGGCCTGTCCACCCCGCCGGACCGGGTGGTGCTGGACCTGGGGACCGATCTCGCCGACGTCGTGCTGGTCGCGGCCGGGACCGCCACCTCCGAGGGCTTCACCGGCGTCAAGCACAACGACCGGATGGACGACCGCCGCCGCCGGTTCGGGCTCGCCGGGGTCCCGGTGACCGCGGTCGTGACCTCGTCGGGGAGGTCCCTGGACCCGTCGGCGCCGGTGCTGACCGACACCCTCGTCCCGACGATCGTGTTCACCTGCGAGTCCGTCTCCGCCGGGCTGCGCGACCGGTGGTCCGACGCGGGTGCCGACGTCGTCCTGACCGGCGACGGTGCGGTGGACCTCGGTGCCGCGGTCGCGGAGCTGCAGCGGCGGGGACTGCGCCGGGTCAACTGTATGGGTGGCCCGGCGCTGTTCGGCAGCCTCGCCGAGGCCGGGCTGGTCGACGAGCTGCGCCTGACCGTGGCGCCGTTCCTGGTGTCCGGCGGAGCCGGCCGGATCGCCCGTGGCGCGGGCATGGACCCGGCCCGGCTCGAGCTGCTCAGCGTGGTCACCGGCGACGACACCCTGCTGATCCGGTACCGCGTCGGGGACTCCGCCGCGGGCTGA